Within Ipomoea triloba cultivar NCNSP0323 chromosome 9, ASM357664v1, the genomic segment atttaattaaaagagtTTTTGAATTTTCTGTGACCAATCCCTTAACGCCAGAGACCAAAAGCTCCACTTCACTCAATCACTCATAATGTACTGAAGAGTAAAAAATGAATACGGTAATAACTGAGGGATTGAGTTGTGAATATGGGTATAACTTATAGATCAAatatgtctattttttttttaatgacgacATTCAATATCAACCTGTACAAGTTAAGGAATCCTTAAATTTATTCCTTGcctaattatatatgtacaagTGATCCCTTTCCCAAATCATCTGAAGTTCTTTGCCTTTTGGAAAAGTAATCCCACACCCCACCCCATTATATTCCAGCTATTATAAATGCAAATTACACacctatctatctatctatccaCCCAACCCCAGATGGAGGAGACAGATAAGAAAAGTTCAAAACAGACATTTGGAAACATGGATTCTACTGCCGGAGTCGAAAGGTTGAAAAGGGATATTCCCCCAGCTCATTTCATATTTATGATACGTTCTTTTTCTTTACTCGATGAAACAGGAAATGAGAAACATGAATCCGGAGTTTTCCAGGCTTGTGATAAAAAATGGTATGCACACCTCACTATTTATTTAACTTATTGCTTATAGAATTCAGGACTTCCATCTCATTCATATATAGTATAACGCCTTAACTCTAGCGCTTTAATtatgtgctatatatatatacacatttggTGTAGGAAGCTATGTGTTTATCCCAAGGGAAAGAAGAAGCAGgcagatggagatggagatggtcATATCTCCCTCTACCTAGAAATTGTTGACACTAATGATTATCCCCGTGGATGGGAAGTTCACGTTAAGTTTAGTCTTTTTGTGTACGATTATGTTCAGGATAAATATTTGACAGTACAAGGTATGTAATAGATATGTGCATGTCAATTATTCTCTTGTGAATGCATGCATggcaagaaatatatatatgtatgtatgtatatacaaaatttaagcaatatttcttattaattaaatatgttttcCTGCAtggtgctatatatatatatatatatagatgctGGAGGAAAAGTGAGGCGGTTTCACTATATGAAAACTCAATGGGGCTTCGATCAGCTACTTTCTTTGTCTACTTTCAAGGATCCCTCTAATGGATATCTAGTTGATGACACATGTGCATTTGGAGCTGAGATTCTTGTCGTTTCTGATGCTGCTACAAAACGCCGCGAATGTCTTTCAATGGTAAAAGATCCAACAAGCAAAACTTACACATGGAGAATAAACGACTTCACATCAAAAAAGAACCAGAATATCATATATTCTGATGAGTTCACCATTGAAGGAAGCAAATGGTACCTACCCTACGTAATTTTCACCAATTACTCACTAtgcaaactttaacacaaaaatatatgcctttcttaaaatttttcaaGTTTACACATTTAGTTATTACAAAATGCATATTtagtactccctccgtccctaattgtttgtctcatttactttttgcacggtttttaatacaacataacaaatgatactaatttttcaattttgcccTTCAAAAGTAGGTATAATTTGTACAAAGTACAATTGTACTTGTCTCATTAATGGTCTAAAAAGTTAGAAAAGTCAAAAGGGTAAATTGGGAAATGTAAAATGATAgttatgttcaattttagaaagaggacactattttgggacaaactaaaaaggaaagtaagacaggtaaaatgggacggaaggAGTATTAAAAGaatgcacttgcaaaaatgtgaAAGTGCATTTCACTTAGGGCTGTCAAAACAGGTCAGCCCGCCCTGCCGCGGGCCTAATTTTTGGCGGGCTTGACGAGCCAGGCCCGCaggctaggattcaggcacccctaacccgccccgcgggctgtttttttttttttttttttttacttgaaagttaacaaaatttaaacaaaagtcTACAAATACTAGCTTTGCTAATTTCTAATCCACCTTTAAAGTTCAACtttcaaagtttttaaattgaaaacaataaaacaaattaaaaatattaatattcaaagttCATAATTCCATATCAATTTATTAATCATTACATGCATCAATCCATAACATAGGCAcatatcaaataaataaataaataaatataatatatatatatatatatatatatatatatatatatataatagtaacaATTACACAATAAATAAGTATACTACATTACTACCAATTGCCAAAGTGCCATATAAGTATACTTAGTGCATATTTTCACATGACTATATGGATGTAATTAGTGCTTCTTTGCTTAataattttcaacaaaattgagtaaaatagaaattgaaatgtatgatcaacaatattttcaataaattgaatatatatatttttttattttttagttatttGGCCCGCGGGCCGAATCTAGCCCGCATTTTCGCAGGCCTATTTTTCCATGACCCTAATCCGCCCCACCgtggggcgggtgcgggccgGGCCGCGGGCTTTGGCACATTGTGACAGTCCTAATTTCActtatgttttaaattttagaggTTATGATTgaggttttttaaaaaaataaataaataaataaataaaaattatttggtTCTTAAGGTCTAACATTTATGGTatagatttaattaattttttaaaaattatccaAGATTGCATATTTAGAGTTTGGAAAATGAAGTTgacaataattacaaaaatatcaatgcatttttttttttgtttaaattggaTATATCGGTCCTATTTTTACAGATATAATGCTGAGATTAGTTCTTAGCTTTTCATGAGGATCAGATGTTCTCAAGGGATcacaagcatatatatatgatttagcAGGCATTTCTAAAATCCCCTTAAGTAATGTATGTGTAAGGAACTGCAGGAAACTGATGCTTTATCCCAGTGGAGACGGAAGTGCGAAGGGCAAACATTTGTCCCTCTTTCTCCATCTGGAGTCCACTGATTTATCAAACCTTAAAGATCATGCTAgaaaattatttgcaaggtatAGGTTGCGGATATGCAATCAATTGAAGAGCAGTGAAAACCACGAATATCTAGGTTAGCCTTTCGCTCCAATCCAATAAACTTATCAtttgtatataattttatatagtaGTTTGATCCATCGagttaatattgttatatactCATCATCTCTCCTATTCTATTCCTCTTATATATTCTTCATAAATAAATTGTGCAGTGCGGCCAGTTTTTTTTGGTGTTGGCTCTTCAGCAGTCTCTAACTGGGGCTATTCCAACTTTATGAGCCTTGACCAATTGGATAGTGCTACAAAAGGTTTCCTAGTTAATGACACCCTAATTGTGGAAGCTGAATTTATTATGGTGTCCATGTTCTCGGACTTTTGATCTGCTACTGTACTGTACTACTCTTGTccactttcaagtttcaaccatccctttgtttattattaagtgctaaaatttgaaattaacgaaacaaatacatatataaaaaggTGCAGATAAAAGACAAGGAGCAAAGCTGATACCAGTAAGGAATTGATGGAAACAGAAGAAGAGCATATACATACATGGATCAGGCAAAGAAGTGCAGTGGCGATATGATGTACAAATTTCAGTTTGCGATTGTTGTTGCacaacatattaatatatattcgcACATTATTTGATTTTCATCATCACAACATAAGCATGCCAAAGTACTGCTCAAACTCTTTGTCAATTG encodes:
- the LOC116028374 gene encoding uncharacterized protein LOC116028374 isoform X1, giving the protein MDSTAGVERLKRDIPPAHFIFMIRSFSLLDETGNEKHESGVFQACDKKWKLCVYPKGKKKQADGDGDGHISLYLEIVDTNDYPRGWEVHVKFSLFVYDYVQDKYLTVQDAGGKVRRFHYMKTQWGFDQLLSLSTFKDPSNGYLVDDTCAFGAEILVVSDAATKRRECLSMVKDPTSKTYTWRINDFTSKKNQNIIYSDEFTIEGSKWNCRKLMLYPSGDGSAKGKHLSLFLHLESTDLSNLKDHARKLFARYRLRICNQLKSSENHEYLVRPVFFGVGSSAVSNWGYSNFMSLDQLDSATKGFLVNDTLIVEAEFIMVSMFSDF
- the LOC116028374 gene encoding uncharacterized protein LOC116028374 isoform X2; this encodes MDSTAGVERLKRDIPPAHFIFMIRSFSLLDETGNEKHESGVFQACDKKWKLCVYPKGKKKQADGDGDGHISLYLEIVDTNDYPRGWEVHVKFSLFVYDYVQDKYLTVQDAGGKVRRFHYMKTQWGFDQLLSLSTFKDPSNGYLVDDTCAFGAEILVVSDAATKRRECLSMVKDPTSKTYTWRINDFTSKKNQNIIYSDEFTIEGSKWKLMLYPSGDGSAKGKHLSLFLHLESTDLSNLKDHARKLFARYRLRICNQLKSSENHEYLVRPVFFGVGSSAVSNWGYSNFMSLDQLDSATKGFLVNDTLIVEAEFIMVSMFSDF